A DNA window from Moorella thermoacetica contains the following coding sequences:
- the gcvH gene encoding glycine cleavage system protein GcvH: MTAKYVILPCNGLDKEAGCLARELALKMAAATGSEIICPVLYQTAPSRYASLLREGSLVVIDGCATRCASRIAANNNLKIYRKITMTEEAKKRDYNPGPDWRVGAGAAAFVEDVWRSWQPVLREQEAGRAPGENAGLFAGPLEYAIHRHDKFIFRVPLEGFYFNENDCWVQVEGNRGRVGISDYLQQNLSDITFVTPPDPGTEVEQFGEMGTIESAKAVYELVSPVTGRVVAVNEAILEAPELINENPYEKGWITELELTNFEADREFLLDGRRYMEVLKEKVADFNASK, translated from the coding sequence GTGACTGCAAAGTATGTTATCTTGCCCTGTAACGGCCTGGATAAAGAAGCCGGCTGCCTGGCCCGGGAACTGGCCCTGAAAATGGCGGCGGCCACCGGGAGCGAGATTATCTGCCCGGTGCTTTACCAGACGGCGCCGTCCCGTTATGCTTCTCTTCTCCGGGAAGGTAGCCTGGTGGTTATCGACGGCTGCGCCACCCGTTGCGCCAGCCGGATTGCCGCCAACAATAACCTGAAGATTTACCGCAAGATAACTATGACCGAAGAAGCTAAAAAGAGGGATTATAACCCCGGCCCGGACTGGCGGGTGGGGGCAGGGGCGGCGGCCTTCGTGGAGGATGTCTGGCGGTCCTGGCAGCCTGTACTCAGGGAACAGGAAGCCGGCCGGGCGCCGGGAGAAAACGCCGGCCTTTTTGCCGGCCCGCTGGAATACGCCATCCATCGCCACGATAAGTTTATCTTCCGGGTACCCCTGGAAGGCTTTTACTTCAACGAGAACGACTGCTGGGTGCAAGTAGAGGGGAACAGGGGCCGCGTAGGCATCAGCGACTACCTGCAGCAAAACCTTTCCGATATTACCTTTGTCACGCCCCCCGATCCGGGTACGGAAGTGGAGCAATTCGGCGAAATGGGTACCATCGAGTCGGCCAAAGCGGTTTATGAACTGGTTTCCCCGGTTACAGGCAGGGTGGTGGCCGTTAATGAAGCCATCCTAGAGGCGCCGGAACTCATCAATGAAAACCCCTATGAAAAGGGCTGGATTACCGAACTGGAACTGACCAATTTTGAGGCTGACCGCGAATTTTTACTGGACGGGCGGCGCTATATGGAAGTATTAAAGGAAAAGGTGGCTGATTTCAATGCCAGTAAATAG
- a CDS encoding 4Fe-4S dicluster domain-containing protein has protein sequence MAENTFMGVPREKITWAPVIDYTRCNYCLECAKFCPHQVYEIREEEPRLIVANPTNCVVFCRACAKTCGPDAISFPEKSRVLEAIKALRQEEGGK, from the coding sequence ATGGCTGAAAACACCTTTATGGGCGTGCCGCGGGAAAAGATTACCTGGGCGCCGGTGATTGATTATACCAGGTGCAACTACTGCCTGGAGTGCGCTAAATTCTGTCCCCACCAGGTATATGAAATCCGGGAGGAAGAGCCGCGGCTTATCGTGGCCAATCCCACAAACTGCGTCGTTTTTTGCCGTGCCTGCGCCAAGACCTGCGGGCCGGATGCCATTTCCTTTCCCGAAAAATCCCGGGTCCTGGAAGCAATCAAGGCCCTGCGCCAGGAAGAAGGGGGTAAATAG